From the genome of Nitrospinota bacterium, one region includes:
- the mreC gene encoding rod shape-determining protein MreC: MKRLFQSYENLLLLIALFIFASVIMANNIKNRGPSNFLERAALTVSSPLQKMVSSVIRETVNVWTHYIDLRNTAEQNDILKKNLEIEQFNNHLLKEELKRYKRIEELVSSNPIQDATMIVADVIGWDSTNMSQTVVLNKGIRDGVQENNIVTSNKGLIGRVVEASTTASKVLLITDSRSAVDAYVAESREKCVIVGQNKKTCQILYLPINESAKVGDELISSGLGGVFPKGLRVGKISEISQDSGRLFFKAELLPTADLKHIEEVMVIIKIEKDESLMKKPRSKKLP; encoded by the coding sequence ATGAAAAGACTTTTCCAGTCATACGAAAACCTGCTTCTATTAATAGCGCTTTTTATATTTGCCTCCGTGATAATGGCAAATAATATTAAAAACAGGGGCCCATCCAACTTCCTTGAACGAGCGGCCCTTACCGTTTCGTCGCCGTTGCAAAAAATGGTTTCTTCCGTTATTCGCGAAACCGTTAATGTATGGACTCACTACATAGATTTAAGGAACACGGCTGAACAAAACGACATCCTGAAGAAAAATCTGGAAATTGAACAGTTCAATAATCATCTTCTTAAGGAAGAACTGAAAAGATACAAGAGAATCGAGGAACTTGTTTCCTCGAACCCTATACAAGACGCCACCATGATAGTCGCTGACGTAATCGGGTGGGATTCCACTAACATGTCTCAAACAGTCGTATTAAACAAGGGAATAAGGGATGGTGTGCAGGAAAATAACATTGTCACCTCAAACAAGGGGCTGATAGGGCGTGTCGTCGAGGCTTCGACCACCGCCTCAAAGGTGCTCCTTATCACCGATTCCAGGAGCGCAGTCGACGCGTACGTCGCGGAGAGCAGGGAGAAATGCGTAATCGTCGGGCAAAATAAAAAAACATGTCAAATACTTTATCTCCCTATCAATGAAAGTGCGAAAGTCGGAGACGAGTTGATATCCTCAGGCCTTGGCGGGGTTTTCCCAAAGGGCCTCAGGGTTGGAAAAATTTCCGAAATTTCGCAGGATAGTGGAAGACTGTTCTTCAAGGCTGAGCTTCTACCAACCGCCGACCTTAAGCATATCGAGGAAGTAATGGTAATTATAAAGATAGAAAAGGATGAATCATTAATGAAAAAACCGAGGAGTAAAAAACTTCCGTGA
- a CDS encoding rod shape-determining protein → MIFDSILGYFSNDLAIDLGTANTLVFARGRGIVLREPSVVAVHAESKKVMAVGHEAKKMLGRTPGSIIALRPMKDGVIANFEYTEAMLRYFIQKVHNRKTMVMPKIIIAVPSGITQVEKRAVRDSAMSAGAREVFLIEEPMAAAIGVGLPIESASGNMILDIGGGTTEVAVISLSGIVYSKSVRVAGDELDEAIVNYLKRKYNLLIGERMAEEIKINLGSAYPLDEPKTMEVKGRDLVAGIPKTLLLTDDEVREALSEVITVIVDTVKTALERTPPELAADIVDKGIVLAGGGALIKGLDMLLREQTGLPIIVAEDPLSAVALGTGRTLEELDLLKQVAI, encoded by the coding sequence ATGATATTCGATTCGATTTTGGGATACTTCTCCAACGACCTTGCCATAGACTTGGGAACTGCCAATACACTTGTGTTTGCGCGCGGCAGGGGCATCGTTTTAAGGGAACCTTCCGTCGTAGCTGTCCATGCTGAAAGCAAGAAGGTCATGGCCGTAGGTCACGAGGCGAAGAAAATGCTTGGCCGAACTCCTGGCTCGATAATAGCCCTGAGGCCGATGAAAGACGGAGTTATTGCGAATTTTGAATACACGGAAGCAATGCTCCGATATTTCATTCAGAAAGTGCATAACCGCAAAACCATGGTGATGCCCAAGATAATAATTGCCGTTCCTTCCGGCATTACCCAAGTTGAAAAGAGAGCCGTACGAGATTCTGCCATGAGCGCCGGTGCGCGCGAGGTATTTCTAATAGAAGAGCCTATGGCCGCCGCGATTGGAGTGGGGCTTCCTATCGAAAGTGCTTCAGGCAACATGATCCTCGACATTGGAGGGGGTACCACGGAAGTCGCCGTTATATCTCTTTCTGGAATAGTTTATTCAAAATCGGTGCGCGTAGCCGGCGATGAGCTGGATGAAGCGATCGTCAACTATCTAAAGAGAAAATACAACCTCCTGATAGGCGAAAGAATGGCCGAAGAGATAAAAATAAACCTCGGCTCGGCATATCCGCTTGATGAGCCAAAAACCATGGAAGTAAAAGGGCGGGATCTGGTTGCCGGCATACCGAAGACCCTTCTCCTTACCGACGATGAAGTGAGAGAAGCTTTAAGCGAAGTAATAACAGTGATAGTCGATACGGTAAAAACCGCTCTGGAGAGAACACCTCCTGAGCTTGCGGCTGATATAGTGGACAAGGGAATAGTCCTTGCCGGCGGCGGAGCACTCATAAAGGGCCTCGACATGCTGTTGCGCGAACAGACCGGCTTGCCGATAATCGTTGCGGAGGATCCTCTTTCAGCGGTTGCTTTAGGCACGGGAAGAACCCTTGAAGAACTTGATTTGCTGAAACAGGTTGCAATTTAA
- the mreD gene encoding rod shape-determining protein MreD: MILLVFSLVFTTVIILQTTFFKMFGSLAPDTILLIAIYCGLRFEKFRGIQIGILLGLTQDLLSYGLLGINFLTKGLIGFFSGIVGESNTIIGNSPVIWAVLVFLSTLTDSMILKTALSGFFDTPISLSLTFWNIIIQSVLNIIFGIPFFILLDMLGNWMKESSLKS; the protein is encoded by the coding sequence GTGATACTGCTTGTCTTTTCACTGGTGTTCACCACAGTCATCATACTCCAGACGACTTTTTTCAAAATGTTCGGTTCGCTCGCGCCCGATACTATACTACTGATAGCTATCTATTGCGGATTGAGATTTGAAAAATTTCGGGGTATCCAGATTGGTATACTGCTTGGCCTCACGCAGGATCTTCTGTCTTACGGCCTTCTTGGAATAAATTTCCTTACAAAAGGATTGATAGGTTTTTTTTCCGGCATTGTAGGCGAATCAAACACGATCATCGGCAACTCACCGGTAATTTGGGCAGTTCTGGTTTTCCTTTCAACATTGACAGACTCGATGATACTAAAGACTGCTCTTTCCGGTTTTTTCGATACGCCGATATCGCTTTCCTTAACGTTCTGGAACATTATCATTCAATCTGTGCTGAACATCATTTTTGGGATACCGTTCTTTATCCTTTTGGATATGCTCGGGAACTGGATGAAGGAGTCGTCGCTCAAAAGTTAA